In Miscanthus floridulus cultivar M001 chromosome 19, ASM1932011v1, whole genome shotgun sequence, the DNA window gttccgactaaaaaaacaagaTAAAAAATATAGATTATAAGACAAACAAACAAGCATCAGAGATGACGGCGAAACACACAAAAGGTCGTCGAGAGCGATCGAGTAAACCAACTGGGACATGATGTTGGTGAGCATGGGCCTGCCATGCGTCTCGAACGTAGCCAAGCCATCGAGGTCGAGCCGTGCGTCGGCGAAGTGGTTAGTAGATAAACTTGCCGGCCTCGTGAGAAGGCAATGTTGACCGACGACATTGGTCATGGAGTCAACGAGCACGTTCGATCCTCCCGATGTGTCGCTAGGGCAGTTTGGAAAGTAAAAAGCGGAACAGAATAAACCTTTCAATCTGAAAATTACATAAATATTTGGCGGTGGAAGTCTTTAATTTGTTGGAAAGGATCAAGAGTTAAAAAAATCATACTAATTGCTTTAATTCCTTTTTAATATTTTTGGAAACAAACATAAAAAAGAACGACGGGCGAACGGGCAAAAAAAAACATACCATGTGAACATAGTAGATGTACCATCCTTTTTAACATTTCACCGTCAAGATGGGATACATTACATACCAAGACATTGGCTTTACTTAACTATAAAAATAATTTGTGAATTTGTTATGTCTTTTCCAGTTGTGTGGGTTATATCATATATCAAAACATTTGGCTTTAAATAATTTGTGcatttatgatgttctataaTATATTTTAGGTTCTTTAAAAATTATCCATATGACGTTcctttatttttcctatattacGTGGCATTCTATTTTTGTTTTCCCCTATGCTTTGTTCTatcttttattatttttctatttaTGTGTTGTTATGTTATCTTTCTATTTCATATATTCTGTAGATTTTGTTAATTTTTTACTTTTAGGGATAATATAATATCAATTGCATAAACATATAATTTGTTcttctaaattttgaatgttgTTCTCCTAAACTAAGAATATTTTTTCTTATAAAGACGGAACATTATTTTCTAAATCTATAACATCACATCGGCTAAGTAAAAGAAAAATTATATCTTCATAAGATAAATGTTTgttaataatttttttttaaataatgtaGAGTATATCCATGTTTGTTAAAAGGAAAGGTTTTATCTTTTAGGTTTTTTGGTGAAATTGAAATTTATTTTGGATGTTTGGCTTGTGATTGGAACTATGACCTTTTAAAGTTCTATAAAAACTGGTGTAAGACTCTAAGGGAATCTTTCTTTTAGGCCTTGCTCGGTTCTCCTCAAGATCAAAGGGAGGGGGGGGATTGGAGAGGTTTGAGGGGGATTTTGATTTGTTGGGATTTAGGGGGGTGTTTAGATCCACTAGCTAAAGTTTAGTCTGGATCACATTGGATATTTGGATGTCAATTAGGAAGAaataaacatgagctaattataaagtTAATTGCATATGCCGTGACTAATTCGCGAGAAGAAATTATCaagcctaattaacccatgaTTAGCATATTTACTTTAGCATCACATTTactaatcatagactaattaggcttaatagattcgtctcatgaATTAGTCACGGTTTATGcaactagttttataattagtctatatttaatactgctAATTCGTATCAAACATCCAATGTGATAAGGACAGATTAGCCCCGAGGATCAAACACCCCTTATCCTCCTCAATCCTCCCAATCGCCCGTGATTCGATCAAACGAACATGCCCTTATGGTGTGCTGGCCTAAAGAAAAATGTGACCCTGATCCACCAAATGCTGTGTTGATCGTTTCATCAAAAAATTGTTGTCGATCAGAATCAGAACTGAAGCCTTACCAGACCTACAGAAATAGTCGTAAATACAACGGATGGATAATTCAGCCCATAAATAAAATTCAACCCACTTACGAGTTACGAATGCACAGGAGAAGTTTGGCAGCGACCGACTGCCGTCCGATCGATCGGCGCCGCGGAGGGCgttgggcgcgggcgcgggcgcagccgcggcggcagcggccggcggccagcggGCGCGGTGGCTTGAGGACTCGGGCGTTTGAGCGGGCAGCATCCTGCGTGGGCTTGCTGCGAGTCGCGGAGCAGCATGCCAACACCACCGGCGGCGCGAAGGGCGCCGACGTGGTCTTCGTCATCTGGCGGCGCGACATCGTCAGGATCCGCCTCGCCGTCGTATTCCTCGGATCCGTCCTCGTCCTCGCCCCCGGCCCTGGTCCCCACCAGCAGCAGCGCGCCCTCGTCCTCGCCCCCACACGCGGCGCCGTCATCTGACAGCAGAGGCACGTCGGCGCCTTCGCCACAGCCGCCGTCCTGCGCCGCGTGCAGGCACCAGCGGCGCAAGTGCCCGCCGCACTGCCTCCTGAAGCACTACTTCGTCGCCGATGAGCCCGACAAGTTCCGGAACGCGCTCCGGATGTTCGGCGTCAAGAACTTGCAGCGCATGCTCTGGAAGGTTCCGCCGCCGAGACGGGACGTGTGCATGCAGACCATCGTCTACGAGTCTAACCTACGCGCGGCGGACCCCGTGCGCGGCTGCTGCGGAGTAATCGAAGACCTGGAGAACCAGCTCATGGACACCGCCGTCGAGCTTGAGGTGCTGCGGCGACGGCTGGAGTCGTACCGGCAAATGGCACGCGGCTCCCAGCCACCTAATCCTCTGGCGATACAGCAGCAATTGATGGCAAGGACGAGCGACGACATGCAAGCGCAAGGCCCATACGGCGTGCCACCGGCGGCGAACGAGCTCACCGCGACACAGCCACAATTATCCGcgatggagatggaggtggagccGCAATTATCGCAAGTGCAGCCACAACTCTCCACGATGCCGCCATAATTCTGGGCGGTGCAGCCGCATGTCTCTGCCACGACTCTTCGCGACGCAGCCGCAGCAGCTGTCAGCGGTACAGCGACAACCGGCAATGCGTCGGCAAACGGCACGCGAGGCAACAACGGTGATATGGCTTGAGAAATCATAGTGCTGCTGGCTGTGCAGATGCCATGCCACTTCCTTCGACTAATTCCATGTAATCTTCGAGAAAATTGCTATTATAGGACACGAAATAATGTGCTTTGTTATTATAGGACTTCAATCGTCGACTTCGCTAAAACGATATTTGAAACGTTGGCACTTTGTTTTACATGACATTTGGTCCTTTTAATCACTTTTCTCAtttcaaatacatgtatttttCCTTGGGAGGACCGTATTGCCCTCGTGCGTGGGCTGCCTGCCtgttgccgccgccgcctggcCTGGGCAGGCTGGCTGGCTGCTGCCCAGCGCGTGAGAGTGCGACGAGCACCCGCGGCGACCTGCGCGCTAGCGGGGTGGagtcgagcgcgacgagcaccCCCGCCGGTACGCGCTCGTTGCCGCTCTTCCTCCTCGCCGTGGCCACAAGCTCGTCTTGCTTGATTCCGACGACGATGCTTTCGATGGTGACTCcaacgaggaggaggtggcggtgcAGCTCGCCGCACAGCGCCGGCAAGCTCTGGCTGAGAGCCTGAGCGCGGCTGAGCCGCAGCCGCCGCGTGCTCCGTGCCCTGCCCTGCTGTTAGCATCATGACATCGTGCATATGTCATATACTTCCTTTTTCCTCTTGAAATATAAAACCAAAAATACATAAATACCTTTACTCATCGTCATCACCATGGTCAATGCTCGTCACCACGTTTCGTTTCATCTTCTCTTCCGATGTTTTGTTTGACCGGTGCGTGGGCTGCCACCTGGCCTGGCTTGGGCAGGCTGgctggctgccgccgccgccgcctggcctGCCTGGCTGGTaggcttgccgccgccgccgggataTGTCACacattattaaaattcaaaaaaatATAGTTAAAATTCCAAAAAAAATAGTGTAAAATTCTGGGCATATAACACAATATTAAGTACACATGAATTCATCTCACATCATAATATTGTTCCAAACAAGATTCAAGTCATATCAAATAAATCATGAGTTTATATCTCATCACAGCTAAAATAATTCATCCAATGTGTAGCTTTCTCTTCGGAGTTATTTTTTTGTGCTGCCGCTGTAGGTATCCTCACGGGACAAGTGTTGTTGGTTTGTGAAGATGTGCCCTCTCCTAATAACATCGTAAGCTTGCTGCACGTAAATACGATACCACAATTAGATGTATGGAAAGAATTAGTGTACGATAAATGTGTTAATATTCCTTACCTTCTTGTGACCCTTCCTGGACTATCCCGTAGGATTTCTTCTCTAGTCTGCCTCCGTGGGGTGCTAGGTTCTGGTGGCGCAGCTTTTGTAACATTCTTTCTATGTTGCCTACGCTTTcttaatcaaataaattaatATTGACATTTACATTCAAGTTTCTAGATAAAGAAAATCAGTTCATACCTTTTTTGCGGTCCCATTAAGTGGGCACTTGGCACTAGCTTGCCTATGACC includes these proteins:
- the LOC136529708 gene encoding LOB domain-containing protein 22-like, encoding MPTPPAARRAPTWSSSSGGATSSGSASPSYSSDPSSSSPPALVPTSSSAPSSSPPHAAPSSDSRGTSAPSPQPPSCAACRHQRRKCPPHCLLKHYFVADEPDKFRNALRMFGVKNLQRMLWKVPPPRRDVCMQTIVYESNLRAADPVRGCCGVIEDLENQLMDTAVELEVLRRRLESYRQMARGSQPPNPLAIQQQLMARTSDDMQAQGPYGVPPAANELTATQPQLSAMEMEVEPQLSQVQPQLSTMPP